Proteins from one Syngnathoides biaculeatus isolate LvHL_M chromosome 8, ASM1980259v1, whole genome shotgun sequence genomic window:
- the rtn4rl1b gene encoding reticulon-4 receptor-like 1b has translation MFKRGCGLEFLLVLCGLEFSWSCPRHCICYTAPSTVSCQAHNFLTVPEGIPPDSERIFLQNNKIHRLLQGHFSANTVTLWIYSNNITYIEPTTFHGFTLLEELDLGDNRHLRSLAEDTFHGLNRLTALHLYRCGLSSLPNNIFQGLRSLQYLHLQQNHLKFLQDDTFADLHNLSHLFLHGNHLWRLNQNTFRGLRSLDRLLLHENQVEWVHHLAFHDLKRLTTLFLFNNSLMQLSGDSLDTLPALEYLRLNDNPWSCDCKALTLWEWLKRFRGSTSSVGCQAPVDMVGKDLKELRKEDFSNCSPNSESRAQTNNLSGTVSPPSMNRGVVAASGGQSNVVNPSRAGRPRNCSKNRSRGSKGKGDNEVHHSKEVIADKEESSPDFSDGRKHDHTSPDGTVTRRKHKCGPRTTVRPPSGVQQANNRANLSRPLLYVYAVVVALTTTNIDIILR, from the exons GCTGCGGGCTGGAGTTCCTGCTGGTCCTCTGCGGCCTGGAATTTTCCTGGTCCTGCCCTCGCCACTGCATCTGCTACACGGCCCCCAGCACCGTGTCCTGCCAAGCGCACAACTTCCTGACAGTCCCCGAAGGAATCCCGCCCGACAGCGAACGTATCTTCCTGCAGAACAACAAGATCCACCGACTGCTCCAAGGTCACTTTAGCGCCAACACGGTGACTCTCTGGATTTACTCCAACAACATCACATACATCGAGCCCACGACCTTCCACGGCTTCACACTACTGGAGGAGCTGGATTTGGGAGATAATCGCCACCTGCGCTCGCTGGCTGAAGATACTTTCCACGGGTTGAACCGGCTCACTGCTCTACACCTCTACCGCTGCGGACTCAGCTCGCTTCCGAATAACATCTTCCAAGGACTAAGGAGTCTGCAGTATCTCCACTTGCAG CAAAATCATCTAAAGTTCCTGCAGGATGACACATTTGCTGACCTTCACAACCTGAGTCACCTGTTCCTCCACGGAAATCACCTGTGGAGACTCAACCAGAACACTTTTCGGGGTCTTCGGTCCCTGGATCGTCTCCTTCTCCATGAAAACCAGGTTGAGTGGGTTCACCACCTGGCGTTCCATGACCTCAAACGTCTGACCACCCTCTTCCTATTCAACAACTCACTCATGCAACTATCAGGGGACAGCTTGGACACGCTGCCTGCTCTGGAATATCTGCGTCTCAATGACAACCCCTGGTCATGTGACTGCAAGGCCCTCACTCTATGGGAGTGGTTGAAACGTTTTAGGGGCTCGACGTCCTCTGTTGGCTGCCAAGCGCCTGTGGACATGGTTGGAAAAGACCTGAAGGAACTGCGCAAGGAGGACTTCTCCAACTGTTCACCAAATTCTGAATCCAGAGCTCAGACCAACAATTTATCCGGCACGGTCAGCCCACCATCCATGAATCGTGGGGTAGTGGCTGCCTCTGGGGGCCAGAGTAACGTGGTGAACCCCTCCAGGGCTGGCCGTCCTCGTAACTGCTCGAAGAACCGCAGTCGGGGGAGTAAAGGAAAGGGTGACAATGAGGTCCACCACTCGAAGGAGGTCATTGCAGATAAGGAGGAGTCCTCTCCTGATTTCTCAGATGGAAGAAAACATGATCACACATCTCCTGATGGTACTGTCACAAGAAGGAAGCACAAGTGCGGTCCGCGAACCACTGTTCGACCCCCGAGTGGGGTTCAGCAAGCCAACAACAGGGCAAACTTATCACGGCCCTTATTATATGTCTACGCCGTTGTGGTTGCcttgacaacaacaaatattGACATTATTCTGCGCTGA